The Vicia villosa cultivar HV-30 ecotype Madison, WI linkage group LG1, Vvil1.0, whole genome shotgun sequence genome includes a region encoding these proteins:
- the LOC131618725 gene encoding probable aspartic proteinase GIP2 → MAYSNFQHFITLLLLLFFISPTFSQQSFRPKALILPVTKDSANTLQYIAQINQRTPLVPLNLIVDLGGQFLWVDCENQYTSSTYRPARCHSAQCSLAKSNSCGDCFSSPKPGCNNNTCGLLPDNTITHTATSGELAEDVLSIQSTNGFNPGKTVTVSRFLFSCAPTSLLKGLASGASGMAGLGRTKIALPSQLASAFSFSRKFAFCFSSSNGVVIFGDGPYGFAANDAILPNVVYDSKSLTYTPLLINPVSTASAFSQGESSAEYFIDVKTIKIDSKVVSVNSSLLSINSNGVGGTKISTVDPYTVLEASIYKAVTDAFVEASIARNITREDSTPPFEFCYSFDNLSGTALGAAVPTIELVLQNENVVWKMFGANSMVNINDEVLCLGFVNGGENLRTSIVIGGNQLENNLLQFDLAANRLGFSNSVFANKTDCFRFNFTSTA, encoded by the coding sequence ATGGCTTACTCCAATTTCCAACACTTCATTACCCTCCTCCTCTTACTTTTCTTCATTTCACCCACTTTCTCTCAACAATCTTTCAGACCAAAAGCACTCATTCTCCCCGTCACAAAAGATAGCGCAAACACTCTCCAATACATAGCCCAAATTAACCAAAGAACCCCACTAGTCCCACTAAACCTCATCGTCGATCTCGGCGGCCAGTTCCTCTGGGTCGACTGTGAAAACCAATACACCTCCTCCACATACCGCCCCGCACGGTGCCACTCCGCCCAATGCTCCCTCGCAAAATCCAACAGCTGCGGCGATTGCTTCTCATCACCAAAACCCGGCTGCAACAACAACACATGCGGCCTACTCCCCGACAACACCATCACCCACACCGCCACCAGCGGAGAACTCGCCGAAGACGTTTTATCAATCCAATCCACCAACGGCTTCAACCCAGGAAAAACCGTCACAGTTTCACGCTTCTTATTCTCATGCGCGCCAACTTCCTTACTTAAAGGACTCGCAAGTGGTGCTTCTGGTATGGCCGGTCTCGGAAGAACCAAAATCGCTTTACCATCTCAACTAGCTTCCGCTTTTAGCTTctctagaaaattcgctttttgTTTCTCCTCTTCAAACGGCGTCGTTATATTCGGTGACGGTCCTTACGGTTTCGCCGCCAATGATGCTATTCTCCCCAATGTTGTATATGATTCAAAATCTCTCACTTACACGCCGTTATTAATCAACCCCGTTAGCACAGCTTCTGCTTTCTCACAAGGAGAGTCTTCAGCTGAATATTTCATCGacgtaaaaacaataaaaatagatTCAAAAGTGGTTTCAGTTAATTCGAGTTTGTTATCTATAAACAGTAACGGTGTTGGTGGAACAAAGATTAGTACAGTGGATCCTTACACGGTTCTAGAAGCTTCTATTTATAAAGCGGTTACAGACGCTTTTGTGGAAGCTTCTATTGCAAGAAACATAACGAGGGAGGATTCGACTCCTCCTTTTGAGTTTTGTTATAGTTTTGACAATTTGTCTGGGACGGCCTTGGGTGCGGCGGTGCCTACGATTGAGCTTGTTTTGCAGAATGAGAATGTGGTTTGGAAGATGTTTGGTGCGAATTCGATGGTGAATATAAATGATGAGGTTTTGTGTCTTGGATTTGTGAACGGTGGTGAGAATTTAAGGACTTCGATTGTGATTGGTGGGAATCAGTTGGAGAATAATCTTTTGCAGTTTGATTTGGCTGCGAATAGATTGGGGTTTAGCAACTCGGTGTTTGCAAATAAAACTGATTGTTTTAGATTCAACTTCACCTCTACGGCCTAG